A region of Egicoccus sp. AB-alg6-2 DNA encodes the following proteins:
- a CDS encoding deoxyribodipyrimidine photo-lyase has translation MSTTVVLFTRDLRLTDHLALTAAVGEADTVVPLFVLDTGILGSRYAAPNRVGYLLEALADLRTRLRERDGELFVRRGDAATEVAAVCAEVGANRVRLSADHSGFARRRVARLRQVCASSGIDVTEHPGITVVDPQALRPAGGDHFRVFTPYWRRWEAEPRRALVDAPARVPVTGKLDAGDLPDWRDLVAGERSSGVITGGETAARGRLAAWFEEQGVATYDDTRDRLAASTSRLSADLHFGCLSPTEIEAAVDRDHPAQEAFVRQLCWREFNTQLLAANPELPRVEFRSQGDRWGTEADAFAAWRAGATGYPVVDAGMRQLRQEGWMHNRARLLCASFLTKHLYLDWRLGAWHFMDWLVDGDLANNFAQWQWVAGTGTDSRPNRMFNPVTQGQRYDPDGAFVRRWVPELADLPAPDIHAPWEQDDTLFGEDRDYPPPIVDHAEARERFLRARGR, from the coding sequence ATGTCCACCACCGTCGTGCTGTTCACCCGCGACCTGCGCCTCACCGACCACCTGGCGCTGACGGCCGCGGTGGGTGAGGCGGACACCGTCGTGCCGTTGTTCGTGCTCGACACGGGCATCCTCGGCTCCCGTTACGCCGCACCCAACCGGGTCGGCTACCTGCTCGAGGCGCTCGCGGACCTGCGCACGCGCCTGCGCGAGCGCGACGGTGAGCTGTTCGTCCGCCGGGGCGACGCCGCCACCGAGGTCGCCGCTGTCTGCGCCGAGGTGGGCGCGAACCGGGTGCGCCTGTCCGCCGACCACAGCGGCTTCGCCCGTCGACGGGTCGCGCGTCTGCGCCAGGTGTGCGCGTCATCGGGAATCGACGTGACGGAGCATCCGGGAATCACGGTCGTCGACCCGCAGGCGCTGCGACCCGCTGGCGGCGACCACTTCCGGGTCTTCACCCCCTACTGGCGTCGCTGGGAGGCCGAGCCCCGACGCGCGCTGGTCGACGCCCCCGCTCGTGTACCGGTGACCGGAAAGCTCGACGCCGGTGACCTGCCCGACTGGCGCGACCTGGTCGCCGGCGAGCGATCGTCCGGGGTCATCACGGGCGGTGAGACCGCAGCGCGGGGCCGACTCGCGGCCTGGTTCGAGGAACAGGGGGTCGCCACGTACGACGACACCCGTGACCGCCTGGCCGCGTCGACGTCGCGGTTGTCCGCGGACCTGCACTTCGGCTGCCTCTCACCCACCGAGATCGAGGCCGCGGTCGATCGCGACCACCCCGCGCAGGAGGCGTTCGTCCGCCAGCTGTGCTGGCGCGAGTTCAACACGCAGCTGCTCGCCGCCAACCCCGAGCTGCCACGGGTCGAGTTCCGCAGCCAGGGCGATCGCTGGGGGACGGAGGCCGACGCCTTCGCCGCGTGGCGCGCGGGCGCAACCGGCTATCCCGTCGTCGACGCGGGCATGCGGCAGCTCCGGCAGGAGGGCTGGATGCACAACCGGGCGCGGCTGCTGTGCGCCTCGTTCCTCACCAAGCACCTCTACCTCGACTGGCGGCTCGGTGCCTGGCACTTCATGGACTGGCTGGTGGACGGCGATCTCGCCAACAACTTCGCCCAATGGCAGTGGGTGGCCGGGACCGGCACCGACTCCCGTCCCAACCGCATGTTCAATCCGGTGACCCAGGGGCAGCGCTACGACCCCGACGGCGCCTTCGTGCGGCGTTGGGTCCCCGAGCTCGCCGACCTGCCGGCTCCCGACATCCACGCGCCGTGGGAGCAGGACGACACGCTGTTCGGCGAGGACCGGGACTATCCGCCGCCGATCGTCGACCACGCCGAGGCCAGGGAGCGGTTCCTGCGCGCCCGCGGCCGGTGA
- a CDS encoding 3-hydroxyacyl-CoA dehydrogenase, which translates to MQLDDRSVAVVTGGASGLGHATARALAGQGARVLLLDLPSADGAAAAEHIGEAARFVPTDVTDPDAVAEAIAQAGELGDLRVAVNCAGVGWASRVLGKQGPHDLDLFRKVVEVNLVGTFNVLRLAAEAMAANEPVDGDRGVIVNTASIAAYDGQVGQAAYSASKGGVVGLTLPVARDLARRQVRVCTIAPGTFDTPMLAGLPEEARTALAEDIPHPHRLGQPDEYGLLVTQIVANPYLNGEVIRLDGALRMAPR; encoded by the coding sequence TTGCAGCTCGATGACCGTTCCGTCGCCGTCGTCACCGGTGGCGCCTCCGGGCTCGGACACGCGACCGCACGTGCACTCGCCGGGCAGGGTGCCCGGGTCCTGCTGCTCGACCTGCCGAGCGCGGACGGCGCCGCCGCTGCGGAACACATCGGCGAGGCGGCGCGCTTCGTCCCGACCGACGTCACCGATCCGGACGCCGTGGCCGAGGCCATCGCCCAGGCCGGCGAGCTGGGTGACCTGCGCGTCGCCGTCAACTGCGCCGGCGTCGGCTGGGCGTCGCGCGTCCTCGGCAAGCAGGGGCCGCACGACCTCGACCTGTTCCGCAAGGTCGTCGAGGTCAACCTGGTCGGCACGTTCAACGTGCTGCGGCTGGCGGCCGAGGCGATGGCGGCCAACGAACCGGTCGACGGTGATCGTGGGGTGATCGTCAACACCGCGTCCATCGCCGCGTACGACGGGCAGGTCGGCCAGGCCGCCTACAGCGCGTCGAAGGGCGGCGTGGTCGGGCTGACGCTGCCCGTCGCCCGCGACCTCGCCCGCCGTCAGGTCCGGGTCTGCACCATCGCCCCGGGCACGTTCGACACCCCGATGCTCGCCGGTCTGCCCGAGGAGGCGCGAACGGCGCTGGCCGAGGACATTCCGCACCCGCACCGACTGGGCCAGCCCGACGAATACGGGCTGCTGGTGACCCAGATCGTCGCCAACCCCTACCTCAACGGCGAGGTGATCCGTCTGGACGGGGCGCTGCGCATGGCGCCTCGCTGA
- a CDS encoding wax ester/triacylglycerol synthase family O-acyltransferase has protein sequence METIGHADRLTSLDAAFLNMEAPTRHMHVGGLFIFDPPGKEQGEPRDLDHTGFLELVRSRLHLVPRYRQKLAFPPLALGNPVWVDDDHFDLSYHVRHAALPRPGTIAQLTEYCARILSRPLDRDRPLWELYVIEGLEEGRFALLGKNHHAMIDGLAGIDIATVMLDVTSDTGTPPEPEPWVPAPAPGRARLLGAAVRDALTSPAHLVASGRQLVAAPTKSARRALEIGRAAASMARTSLVHTAPRSLLNQPPGPHRRFAIQRIPLQDAKRIKNAFGTTVNDTVLAAVSDAIGRFLRDHGATTDGLWLRAMVPVSTRAGSEAHALGNRVVAVFVDLPVFELDPIERLRICHEAMREVKSSHHAVGAGFLIGLTEFAPPTLHAMAARAAVNSRLFNFLVTNVPGPQVPIYCLGARLLGAFPFAPLAATQSFAVGLTSIDGWLNFGFTADYDALPHIEQVTGHLRDAYADLLRCAEAVEAG, from the coding sequence GTGGAGACGATCGGACACGCGGACCGGCTCACGTCGCTGGACGCGGCATTCCTGAACATGGAGGCGCCCACGCGCCACATGCACGTGGGTGGACTGTTCATCTTCGACCCGCCGGGCAAGGAACAGGGCGAGCCACGGGACCTCGACCACACCGGCTTCCTGGAACTGGTCCGCTCGCGGCTCCACCTGGTCCCGCGCTACCGCCAGAAGCTCGCCTTCCCGCCTCTCGCACTGGGCAACCCGGTGTGGGTGGACGACGACCATTTCGACCTGTCCTACCACGTGCGCCATGCGGCGCTCCCGCGCCCCGGCACCATCGCGCAGTTGACCGAGTACTGCGCCCGGATCCTCTCCCGCCCGCTGGACCGTGACCGTCCCCTGTGGGAGCTCTACGTCATCGAAGGGCTCGAGGAGGGCCGTTTCGCCCTGCTGGGCAAGAACCACCACGCCATGATCGACGGTCTCGCCGGGATCGACATCGCGACGGTCATGCTCGATGTCACGTCAGACACCGGGACGCCGCCCGAGCCCGAGCCGTGGGTGCCGGCGCCCGCGCCCGGGCGGGCCCGACTGCTCGGTGCCGCCGTCCGCGACGCGTTGACCAGCCCCGCCCACCTCGTGGCGTCGGGGCGGCAACTGGTCGCCGCGCCGACGAAGTCGGCCCGTCGAGCCCTCGAGATCGGACGCGCGGCCGCGTCGATGGCGCGCACCAGCCTCGTCCACACCGCGCCACGGTCGCTGCTCAACCAGCCCCCGGGACCGCACCGTCGCTTCGCGATCCAGCGCATCCCGCTGCAGGACGCCAAGCGGATCAAGAACGCCTTCGGCACGACGGTCAACGACACCGTGCTGGCCGCGGTCTCCGATGCGATCGGCCGATTCCTGCGCGACCACGGGGCGACGACGGACGGGCTCTGGCTGCGGGCGATGGTGCCGGTCAGCACACGCGCGGGCTCCGAGGCGCACGCGCTGGGCAACCGCGTCGTGGCGGTCTTCGTCGACCTGCCCGTCTTCGAGCTCGACCCGATCGAGCGGTTGCGGATCTGCCACGAGGCCATGCGCGAGGTCAAGTCGAGTCACCACGCGGTCGGCGCGGGATTCCTGATCGGCCTCACCGAGTTCGCACCGCCGACCCTGCACGCGATGGCGGCGCGGGCCGCCGTCAACAGCCGGTTGTTCAACTTCCTCGTGACCAACGTGCCTGGGCCGCAGGTGCCGATCTACTGCCTGGGGGCGCGGCTGCTCGGCGCGTTCCCGTTCGCCCCACTGGCTGCGACGCAGTCGTTCGCGGTCGGCCTGACCTCGATCGACGGGTGGCTCAACTTCGGCTTCACGGCCGACTACGACGCGCTGCCACACATCGAGCAGGTGACCGGGCACCTGCGCGACGCCTACGCCGACCTGCTGCGCTGCGCCGAGGCCGTCGAGGCCGGATGA
- the dut gene encoding dUTP diphosphatase: protein MGGETLELQVRRLHPDAQVPTYAHPGDAGLDLASVEAVTLAPGGRAAVATGLAIAVPDGWVGLVHPRSGLARRHGITVANAPGTIDAGYRGEVLVLLVNLGEDTVVLEPGERIAQLLLQRVGRAEVHEVDELDDTARGDGGFGSTGRGTRG, encoded by the coding sequence ATGGGTGGAGAAACACTCGAACTGCAGGTCAGGCGCCTGCATCCGGACGCGCAGGTGCCCACGTACGCGCATCCCGGTGACGCGGGCCTCGACCTGGCCAGTGTCGAGGCGGTGACGCTTGCGCCCGGTGGCCGCGCCGCGGTGGCCACCGGACTGGCGATCGCGGTGCCCGACGGGTGGGTGGGGCTCGTCCATCCGAGGTCCGGGCTCGCCCGCCGGCACGGCATCACGGTCGCGAACGCCCCGGGGACCATCGACGCCGGCTACCGGGGCGAGGTGCTCGTGCTGCTGGTCAACCTGGGGGAGGACACCGTGGTGCTGGAACCGGGGGAGCGCATCGCCCAACTGCTGCTTCAGCGTGTCGGTCGTGCGGAGGTGCACGAGGTCGACGAGCTGGACGACACGGCCCGCGGTGATGGCGGCTTCGGGTCGACCGGGCGCGGTACCCGGGGCTGA
- a CDS encoding PLDc N-terminal domain-containing protein: MDVPFAALAPLVVLALAFIVYCLVDLLRSDDVRGLPIWGWAVLIVVSVPLGGIAYLVWGRPS, translated from the coding sequence GTGGACGTCCCCTTTGCTGCCCTGGCTCCGCTGGTTGTTCTGGCGCTGGCATTCATCGTGTACTGCCTGGTCGACCTGCTGCGCTCCGACGACGTTCGTGGACTGCCGATCTGGGGATGGGCCGTCCTGATCGTGGTCTCTGTGCCGCTGGGCGGTATCGCCTATCTGGTCTGGGGCCGGCCGTCTTGA
- a CDS encoding ABC transporter ATP-binding protein has protein sequence MTKRYRDHTALRDVDLAVPAGGVYGLVGPNGAGKTTLLSLLLGLRQPTSGTIHLEVARTRIAAVADTPQFDPWLSAREVVDLSRHLLDGSMPASRVDDALGRTGLADAADRRCGGFSRGMLQRLGLAAAVVGDPELLILDEPASALDPAGRRDVLDLVSAIGEQSTVLFSSHILADVQQVSDTVGILRDGVLLFQGPLTELLVGRASPAVRVHVRDRAAALTASLRDEPWISHVDVDGPYVLRVVTVTAEHAERELVRALARLGARVVSLTPERGDLEQVFLELTGTAVTEGER, from the coding sequence TTGACGAAGCGATACCGCGACCACACCGCCCTCCGCGACGTCGATCTGGCCGTCCCGGCGGGCGGCGTCTACGGCCTCGTGGGCCCCAACGGTGCCGGAAAGACCACGTTGCTGTCGTTGCTGCTCGGTCTGCGGCAGCCGACGTCGGGGACCATCCACCTCGAGGTGGCGCGCACGCGCATCGCCGCCGTTGCGGACACGCCGCAGTTCGATCCCTGGCTGTCGGCACGCGAGGTCGTTGACCTCTCCCGCCACCTGCTGGACGGGTCGATGCCGGCATCGCGCGTGGACGACGCCCTCGGACGTACCGGCCTGGCGGACGCCGCGGACCGACGTTGCGGGGGGTTCTCGCGAGGGATGCTGCAGCGTCTGGGGCTGGCTGCCGCCGTCGTCGGTGACCCCGAACTGCTGATCCTGGACGAACCGGCCAGCGCGCTTGATCCGGCCGGCCGGCGCGACGTGCTCGACCTCGTGTCCGCGATCGGCGAGCAGTCGACCGTGCTGTTCTCCAGCCACATCCTCGCCGACGTCCAACAGGTCAGCGACACGGTGGGGATCCTTCGCGACGGCGTCCTGCTGTTCCAGGGACCCCTGACCGAACTGCTCGTCGGGCGCGCCTCGCCGGCCGTGCGCGTGCATGTCCGCGACCGTGCGGCGGCACTGACGGCGTCGCTGCGTGACGAGCCCTGGATATCCCACGTCGACGTGGACGGCCCGTACGTGCTCCGGGTCGTCACCGTCACCGCCGAGCACGCCGAGCGTGAGCTTGTCCGCGCCCTGGCGCGGCTGGGTGCGCGAGTCGTGAGCCTCACTCCCGAACGGGGCGACCTCGAGCAGGTGTTCCTCGAGCTGACGGGCACCGCGGTCACGGAGGGAGAGCGGTGA
- a CDS encoding ABC transporter has product MTAWRLEWYRLVRTRRLLALVMVFAFFGFTAPVITAYMDQLVGAAGQGLVIQAPDPTPELAVGQFTSNASQIGVLVAIVVAAGALAFDARPELATFLRTRSGSIWQLILPRYVVSTLAIVAAFALGVLATWYETVVLIGAPDAAGMVVGTLLTGAYLAFAVAVTALATSLTRSVLTAVAVTVVVLLGLLVLSVVEALAPWLPSRLIGVLPGLAAGSDAGDHLRALATTVVVTPVLLLLTVRRLERREV; this is encoded by the coding sequence GTGACCGCCTGGCGCCTCGAGTGGTACCGCCTGGTGCGGACCCGCCGTCTGCTTGCGCTCGTGATGGTCTTCGCCTTCTTCGGTTTCACCGCCCCGGTGATCACGGCTTACATGGACCAGCTGGTGGGCGCCGCCGGCCAGGGCCTCGTCATCCAGGCCCCGGACCCCACCCCCGAGCTGGCGGTGGGGCAGTTCACCTCCAACGCTTCACAGATCGGTGTGCTGGTCGCGATCGTCGTCGCCGCCGGCGCCCTCGCGTTCGACGCCAGGCCCGAGCTGGCCACCTTCCTGCGCACCCGCTCGGGGAGCATCTGGCAGTTGATCCTGCCGCGGTACGTCGTGTCCACGCTCGCCATCGTGGCCGCTTTCGCGCTCGGCGTCCTTGCCACGTGGTACGAGACGGTCGTGCTGATCGGCGCCCCGGACGCCGCCGGCATGGTGGTCGGCACGCTGCTCACCGGCGCCTACCTCGCCTTCGCCGTGGCGGTCACCGCGCTCGCCACGAGCCTCACGCGCAGCGTCTTGACTGCGGTCGCCGTCACGGTGGTCGTGCTGCTCGGGCTCCTGGTCCTCAGCGTGGTCGAAGCGCTGGCACCGTGGCTCCCGAGCCGGTTGATCGGCGTGTTGCCGGGGCTCGCCGCCGGCAGCGACGCGGGCGATCACCTCCGGGCCCTCGCAACGACGGTGGTCGTGACCCCGGTGCTGCTCCTGCTGACGGTCCGGAGGTTGGAGCGCCGGGAGGTGTGA
- a CDS encoding flavodoxin domain-containing protein gives MESVQNGRREEVSTMRALVVYESMFGNTAKIATAIVAGLRDTLEVVLSEAHEAPTQLAAGWDLVVVGGPTHAFGMSRASTRTSAVEHGAPAGMRDRQGIREWLADVSIQAPLPLAAAFDTKVARPDLPGSAAHKAARRLRSLGLRLQLPPETFLVEDLSGPLLAGEVDRASAWGRELAAKVTGRHTTPAARSRPSSRARVGSSARTGPS, from the coding sequence ATGGAGAGCGTCCAGAACGGTCGTCGCGAGGAGGTATCGACCATGCGAGCCCTGGTGGTGTACGAGTCCATGTTCGGCAACACGGCGAAGATCGCGACGGCCATCGTGGCCGGTTTGCGCGACACCCTCGAGGTCGTCCTGTCCGAGGCCCACGAGGCACCGACGCAGTTGGCGGCCGGCTGGGACCTGGTGGTGGTCGGCGGTCCGACGCACGCGTTCGGAATGAGTCGGGCATCGACGCGTACGTCCGCGGTAGAACACGGTGCACCTGCGGGAATGCGGGACCGTCAGGGCATCCGTGAGTGGCTGGCCGACGTATCGATCCAGGCCCCGCTACCGCTGGCGGCGGCGTTCGACACCAAGGTCGCCAGACCCGACCTGCCGGGCTCGGCGGCGCACAAGGCAGCACGGCGGCTGCGCAGCCTCGGCCTGCGCCTGCAGCTACCGCCCGAAACGTTTCTCGTGGAAGACCTGTCCGGACCGCTCCTTGCCGGCGAGGTCGACCGCGCCAGCGCGTGGGGGCGGGAGCTCGCCGCGAAGGTCACGGGCCGGCACACGACACCAGCCGCGCGCAGCCGGCCCTCGAGCCGGGCGCGGGTGGGCTCCTCGGCACGAACGGGACCGTCGTAA
- a CDS encoding magnesium and cobalt transport protein CorA, giving the protein MGMRVASFRDGAWTVDDGTPVAEQLVDAVSCRGLLWIQLTEPSRADLDEIADLTALPDTAVAVIGRDQARPRLERHGSALVVVFKSAVYVDREEVINVGQLGVVVDEHVVVSSATGSQPEPGFRAVDLDPRALTLGPAGIVAAVASRVVRSYTPVLAGLDQDVQEIEAQVFSGDRGSHAERIYRLKSEVQQFRRAVAALPDEIEQLLDDEAVAAPRDDEPGRAEVLVRLRGIQVEATRVWEQVASLDDLLNSAFSAHLAQIGVRQNEDMRRIAAWVAIAAVPTAIAAIYGMNFEYMPELEWRYAYFVVLGFMASACAVLYRLFKRSGWL; this is encoded by the coding sequence ATGGGCATGAGGGTGGCGAGCTTCCGCGACGGTGCCTGGACCGTCGATGACGGCACACCGGTTGCCGAGCAACTCGTCGACGCCGTCAGCTGCCGGGGTCTCCTGTGGATCCAGCTCACCGAGCCCAGCCGCGCGGACCTCGATGAGATCGCCGATCTGACCGCGCTTCCCGATACGGCCGTCGCGGTCATCGGACGCGACCAGGCACGGCCACGACTCGAGCGTCACGGCAGCGCCCTCGTCGTGGTGTTCAAGAGCGCCGTCTACGTCGACCGCGAGGAGGTGATCAACGTCGGCCAGCTCGGCGTGGTCGTCGACGAACACGTCGTCGTCAGCAGCGCGACCGGTTCACAGCCCGAGCCCGGTTTCCGCGCGGTCGACCTCGATCCCCGCGCCCTCACCCTCGGACCGGCCGGAATCGTGGCCGCCGTCGCGAGCCGCGTCGTGCGCAGCTACACGCCGGTCCTGGCCGGGCTCGACCAGGACGTCCAGGAGATCGAGGCGCAGGTCTTCTCTGGCGACCGCGGAAGCCATGCGGAGCGGATCTACCGTCTCAAGAGCGAGGTTCAGCAGTTCCGTCGCGCGGTCGCCGCTCTGCCCGACGAGATCGAGCAGCTGCTCGACGACGAGGCCGTCGCCGCCCCTCGCGATGACGAGCCGGGGCGCGCCGAGGTGCTCGTTCGGCTGCGCGGCATCCAGGTCGAGGCGACCCGGGTCTGGGAGCAGGTCGCCAGCCTCGATGACCTGCTCAACAGTGCCTTCTCCGCGCATCTGGCTCAGATCGGTGTCCGCCAGAACGAGGACATGCGACGCATTGCGGCCTGGGTGGCCATCGCAGCGGTACCGACGGCAATCGCCGCGATCTATGGCATGAACTTCGAGTACATGCCCGAACTCGAGTGGCGTTACGCCTACTTCGTCGTGCTCGGTTTCATGGCGAGCGCATGCGCCGTGCTGTATCGACTGTTCAAGCGCAGCGGGTGGCTGTGA
- a CDS encoding SRPBCC domain-containing protein, with protein sequence MITQLFRRKKELTFERSYPAPITAVWDAWTRPELLRQWWGPEDTTVTDAEVELHVGGRLYLVMEAGEGMGKYQGTRWPMAGTFTHIEQHRHLAYEARSWTEGEEETTTIEHVNDVRFAEDGNETTVNLRITIVEIGSGAKMAAFGMRWGYKAQLDKLGAHLAATGPDVA encoded by the coding sequence ATGATCACCCAGTTGTTCAGGCGGAAGAAGGAACTCACCTTCGAGCGGTCCTACCCGGCGCCCATCACCGCCGTGTGGGACGCATGGACGCGGCCCGAACTGCTGCGCCAGTGGTGGGGCCCCGAGGACACCACGGTGACCGACGCGGAGGTCGAGTTGCACGTCGGCGGCCGGCTCTACCTGGTGATGGAGGCCGGCGAGGGCATGGGCAAGTACCAGGGCACGCGCTGGCCCATGGCGGGCACCTTCACGCACATCGAGCAGCACCGCCATCTCGCCTACGAGGCGCGGTCATGGACCGAGGGCGAGGAGGAGACCACCACGATCGAACACGTCAACGACGTGCGCTTCGCCGAGGACGGCAACGAGACGACCGTCAACCTGCGCATCACGATCGTCGAGATCGGCTCCGGCGCGAAGATGGCCGCGTTCGGCATGAGGTGGGGCTACAAGGCGCAGCTGGACAAGCTCGGTGCGCACCTCGCGGCGACGGGTCCCGACGTCGCATGA
- a CDS encoding ArsR/SmtB family transcription factor yields MDANTFAALGEPSRLQMVGLLRERPRSVGDLAEALSIRQPQVSKHLRVLREAGIVEAEPVARRRIYHLRAEPFEQISVWVHTFEQQWEARLNALDTFLHATGEPNRDRRARP; encoded by the coding sequence ATGGATGCGAACACCTTCGCCGCCCTCGGTGAACCAAGTCGACTGCAGATGGTCGGGCTGCTGCGCGAGCGCCCCCGGTCCGTCGGCGACCTCGCGGAGGCGCTGTCCATCCGACAGCCGCAGGTCTCGAAGCACCTCCGGGTGCTCCGCGAGGCAGGCATCGTCGAGGCCGAGCCGGTCGCCCGCCGACGGATCTACCACCTGCGGGCCGAGCCCTTCGAGCAGATCAGCGTCTGGGTCCACACGTTCGAGCAGCAGTGGGAGGCACGTCTGAACGCGCTGGACACGTTCCTGCACGCGACAGGCGAACCGAACCGGGACAGGAGAGCACGACCATGA
- a CDS encoding enoyl-CoA hydratase/isomerase family protein — protein sequence MAEGLRIRHEAGVATATLARGSGNLLTEDICRALRQLLLQPPHDLHVLHLRAEGPAFCLGRERTAEDPAALRGEVGALVGLNRAFGVSRLVSVAEIQGDAAGIGVGLPALCDVAIAAESALFWFPEVEIDLAPTVVLSWLPAIVGPKRAFHLTATGERFGAAVAADLGLLTRAVPDASLAATVREEISRLRQFSPRVHAQIKGFLADTAGLDQGQAYALATERLILGSMARRR from the coding sequence ATGGCTGAGGGGCTGCGGATCCGGCACGAGGCGGGCGTGGCGACCGCCACGTTGGCGCGCGGCTCCGGCAACCTGCTCACCGAGGACATCTGCCGCGCGTTGCGCCAGCTGCTCCTCCAGCCACCGCACGACCTGCACGTCCTGCACCTCCGCGCCGAGGGCCCGGCCTTCTGCCTCGGCCGCGAACGCACCGCGGAGGATCCGGCGGCACTTCGAGGCGAGGTCGGGGCACTCGTCGGTCTCAACCGCGCCTTCGGTGTGTCGCGGCTCGTCAGTGTCGCCGAGATCCAGGGTGACGCCGCCGGCATCGGCGTGGGTCTACCGGCGCTCTGCGACGTGGCCATTGCTGCGGAATCGGCGCTCTTCTGGTTCCCCGAGGTGGAGATCGACCTCGCGCCGACGGTCGTGCTGTCCTGGCTCCCCGCCATCGTCGGCCCGAAGCGAGCCTTCCACCTGACGGCCACCGGCGAGCGGTTCGGCGCCGCGGTCGCGGCCGACCTCGGACTTCTGACCCGGGCGGTGCCCGATGCGTCGTTGGCGGCAACCGTCCGCGAGGAGATCTCGCGCCTGCGGCAGTTCTCGCCTCGCGTCCATGCGCAGATCAAGGGGTTTCTCGCCGACACGGCCGGACTCGACCAGGGGCAGGCCTATGCGCTTGCGACCGAGCGCCTCATCCTCGGCTCCATGGCACGACGCCGCTGA
- a CDS encoding cupin domain-containing protein produces the protein MTGSSLTRLVGDVRHFLDRVFGEVPLHVPAAAPDAFDDVLSLVHVDEIVAASGLRAPGFRVVKQGATLPASRVTRKARIGSRPVDDLADVAAVHAAFADGATVVLQGLHRSWRPVAQLCRELEVELTHPVQANAYLTPPVAQGLHLHEDPHDVFAVQTHGVKRWVVHPPDGTAAWDLELKPGDVLYLPAGTRHAAQTVESASLHLTIGVRTMRWSQLVRRAFDAALSSAELDRTVPAGWADTPGDHRDLLARQLETVADALRNGDPDTALRDAAAAFWSNRVPDRSGGLQDLLAVDQLDDATALRVRPHLSVNLELDRDVAVLVLADRRVRMPAAVEPALRWMLGVGRFRPADLDDHLDEASRLVLCRRLVREGLLTLHGAGDGDPA, from the coding sequence ATGACCGGCTCGTCCCTGACCCGGTTGGTCGGGGACGTGCGGCACTTCCTGGACCGGGTGTTCGGCGAGGTGCCGCTGCACGTCCCGGCGGCCGCACCCGACGCCTTCGACGACGTCCTGTCCCTGGTCCACGTCGACGAGATCGTGGCCGCCTCCGGCTTGCGCGCCCCCGGCTTCCGGGTCGTGAAGCAGGGCGCGACGCTGCCCGCCAGCCGCGTGACGCGCAAGGCGCGGATCGGCTCGCGGCCGGTGGACGATCTCGCCGACGTCGCGGCGGTCCACGCCGCGTTCGCCGACGGAGCGACCGTGGTGCTGCAGGGACTGCATCGCTCGTGGCGTCCGGTCGCACAGCTCTGTCGTGAACTGGAGGTCGAGCTGACCCATCCCGTGCAGGCCAACGCCTACCTGACGCCGCCGGTCGCGCAGGGCCTGCACCTGCACGAGGATCCCCACGACGTGTTCGCCGTCCAGACCCACGGGGTCAAGCGGTGGGTCGTGCATCCGCCAGACGGCACGGCGGCGTGGGACCTCGAACTCAAGCCCGGGGACGTGCTCTACCTGCCGGCAGGCACGCGGCATGCCGCGCAGACCGTCGAGTCCGCCTCGCTGCACCTCACCATCGGGGTCCGGACGATGCGTTGGTCGCAGCTCGTCCGGCGCGCCTTCGACGCGGCCCTGTCCTCAGCCGAGCTCGACCGGACGGTGCCGGCGGGCTGGGCGGACACCCCAGGCGACCACCGTGACCTGCTCGCACGACAGCTCGAGACCGTGGCCGACGCGCTGCGCAATGGGGACCCGGACACCGCGCTTCGGGATGCGGCGGCGGCCTTCTGGTCCAACCGCGTCCCCGACCGCAGTGGTGGACTGCAGGACCTCCTCGCGGTCGACCAACTCGACGACGCCACCGCGCTCCGGGTTCGACCGCACCTCAGCGTCAACCTCGAGTTGGACCGGGACGTGGCCGTGCTCGTGCTGGCCGACCGGCGCGTGCGCATGCCCGCAGCCGTCGAACCGGCGCTGCGCTGGATGCTCGGGGTCGGCCGGTTCCGTCCGGCCGATCTCGACGATCATCTCGACGAGGCCAGCCGACTGGTGCTGTGCCGCCGACTGGTCCGGGAGGGGCTGTTGACCCTGCACGGTGCCGGGGACGGCGACCCGGCGTGA